Proteins from a genomic interval of Zingiber officinale cultivar Zhangliang chromosome 2A, Zo_v1.1, whole genome shotgun sequence:
- the LOC122040344 gene encoding spidroin-1-like, with protein MAAGASKAPAPAPRPPEHASGPPSVVLHQNLRLHSGATGGEASAQGGGALVAAAVQGAGGDGGKAAAARGVGGDGEGRGLVHGVGGGEVRAAAAQGGRGGGGYPIVTKETSGFGPPVGASEAMEDMVQASAAARALVHLLLAACGGGGDGLTSGKTGATGAIAPVLQQARMVSGLSGRGVRTGCMGEEQGRDTGNPNPNPNPNLGAPEGRWTQQQEEVAGAAISTTRTTSGTRQRSRPALTPAPLPELVAAIVEALAEVMRTWDASLAPTGDAGGDPTVMTCRAVAGEDGVTATDGVGAVCGGCGDKRTSGTPGGGSLDAAAGMRAPCADGERGLDVLHGRSTGQGGRRSREPPRQPEP; from the coding sequence ATGGCTGCCGGCGCTTCCAAAGCGCCGGCGCCGGCCCCCCGCCCGCCGGAGCATGCTTCCGGCCCTCCCTCGGTGGTCCTCCATCAAAACCTGCGGCTCCACAGTGGTGCAACGGGCGGGGAGGCTTCGGCTCAAGGTGGCGGAGCCCTAGTGGCGGCGGCGGTGCAAGGCGCTGGTGGGGATGGTGGAAAGGCGGCGGCAGCGAGAGGTGTTGGTGGGGACGGTGAAGGCAGGGGGCTGGTGCATGGCGTGGGTGGCGGTGAAGTTCGGGCGGCGGCGGCACAAGGCGGTCGTGGCGGAGGTGGATATCCGATCGTGACGAAGGAGACGTCGGGCTTTGGCCCGCCTGTTGGCGCAAGCGAGGCGATGGAGGATATGGTGCAGGCATCGGCGGCGGCCAGGGCGTTGGTGCACCTGCTGTTGGCGGCTTGCGGCGGCGGTGGAGACGGGCTGACCTCGGGGAAGACGGGGGCGACGGGGGCGATAGCCCCGGTGCTGCAGCAGGCTCGCATGGTCTCTGGGCTGTCGGGGAGAGGGGTGCGGACGGGCTGCATGGGCGAGGAACAGGGCAGGGACACCggcaaccctaaccctaaccctaaccctaatCTTGGGGCGCCGGAGGGAAGGTGGACGCAGCAGCAGGAAGAGGTGGCTGGGGCGGCGATCTCGACGACGCGTACGACCTCGGGGACGCGGCAGAGGTCGCGGCCTGCTCTGACGCCGGCGCCTTTGCCGGAGCTAGTGGCGGCGATCGTGGAGGCCTTGGCGGAGGTGATGCGGACATGGGACGCCTCCTTGGCGCCAACCGGGGATGCAGGTGGGGACCCAACGGTGATGACATGCCGAGCAGTGGCCGGAGAGGACGGTGTGACGGCGACCGATGGCGTCGGGGCGGTTTGCGGCGGCTGTGGAGACAAGAGGACCTCGGGGACGCCGGGGGGGGGCAGCCTCGACGCTGCAGCAGGCATGCGAGCTCCTTGTGCCGACGGGGAGAGAGGGTTGGACGTGCTGCATGGGAGATCCACCGGGCAGGGCGGCCGGCGCAGCAGGGAACCGCCCCGGCAACccgaaccctaa